The Corylus avellana chromosome ca8, CavTom2PMs-1.0 genome has a segment encoding these proteins:
- the LOC132191058 gene encoding uncharacterized protein LOC132191058: protein MDAALVPYSSLDQSVSPYKQIKTPRKSARAFISKPSKNLSPTNVHGGLLLHHHPPPPLSASIFFSHSFQPHHQQQQQQPPLLPLPTPIAHQYSLPSRTRKPNNKRREQSLTPKKSKPTKREDPNKQDLAPSTRRAVSECLMVASTKPLGPDPNDLPKDVSRVFSSTAAGDKSFGKVLAIEELEMFSGTVFSLAPPPSSLPLPKFSLRPKLCCNAEAAGIDAGATDNLRRMLRLR, encoded by the coding sequence ATGGATGCAGCTCTGGTACCATATTCGTCACTAGACCAATCAGTTTCTCCCTACAAGCAAATCAAAACCCCAAGGAAAAGCGCTCGCGCTTTCATTTCTAAGCCCTCTAAAAATCTCTCCCCGACAAACGTCCATGGCGGTCTCTTGCTGCACCACCACCCTCCTCCTCCGCTCTCAGCCTCAATATTCTTCAGCCACTCATTTCAAccacatcatcaacaacaacaacaacaaccacctcttcttcctctaccAACTCCCATAGCCCACCAGTACTCTCTTCCTTCTCGAACCCGAAAGCCGAACAACAAACGCAGGGAGCAGTCCCTGACTCCAAAGAAATCAAAGCCCACAAAGAGAGAGGATCCGAATAAGCAAGACTTGGCGCCGTCGACTAGGCGAGCTGTTTCCGAGTGTTTGATGGTGGCTTCCACTAAGCCGTTAGGGCCCGACCCGAATGATCTACCCAAGGATGTTTCTCGGGTATTCTCGTCAACGGCGGCGGGGGATAAGAGTTTCGGAAAGGTCCTCGCCATAGAAGAGTTGGAGATGTTTTCGGGTACAGTATTTAGTCTGGCTCCGCCTCCGAGTAGCTTGCCGCTGCCCAAGTTTTCTCTGAGGCCAAAGCTTTGTTGCAACGCTGAGGCTGCCGGAATCGATGCCGGAGCGACAGATAATCTCCGGCGTATGTTACGTCTCCGGTGA